The window aggttATGATATAGTGTACACCGAAGAAGACACTACTAtgatagtatagagagcgtaacctggtgctatgtcaggacgtcgagaccgtccgtatacTCCTTGCACTTGCgccacgcattccctctaactaactatgcttccatctagatatacagagctgtagggagtgtctCATGCCCGTTCTatcgctgcattgaacacgataatgaattagcaacaaataatctcatcatatctaactgcctggaagaatataatgaaccgaagtacttaccggtaaaccattattaaggggcctcccaacgggcaatcgttcccaacaccaaacctagagtaggtagctgcgacggcaggcaacgcatagctgtcaatacgtccatgctaggactacgctgccctagctgtaccccgctatgttctcccacggctggcgaagtatgtcaaggaagattcagctgatggtgttgcccgaggcgtctgggaagaggaaagcaccaagaaagtgctagagccacactcaagcgaacctgtcgatctgtgtctcatcagcttgtgggtccaagtactcaaagtgctctgtgatccaggacgacgaaacatcGGAACTTTTtctataattgatcaaagaaaatgagacccgatgccagttataaagcaatgcaagtattaaataggcttgaattactcacttatttttcttggaagcatcgtcgtccggtggaagaaaaccagtaaactgagccaccagctccctccaatgatcgttgtcaactatccctgtcactagaagtccccccaaccgaaggcctaaaatagcctttacgtcctgcaacatcaaggtcatctcgccacaaggtaggtggaacgtgtgggtctcaggcctccacatgttataagaatagaacgactgttagttgcctccaatttgttataagaaagtttacgtacaaagaatgcactcgtacctgtctacagctgcagtaagtagtgctgggtcaaggggcggaagaccgtggttgacaacacggacaagctcgagaaagccggcacgccgtatgtacggcatataacgctcgtcccactgatgcgccctggtgtgagtgcggggcctcaaaggaggcaaggacacctctgcgtcgttgtcactcaagatgtgtgctcggtgctggtcgtcgtactccacctcaagaatggggtacaacaggTGCcgcatgggaggggccatcctgttacaaattgataaacaaagcattaaagtattcaaattaacaaaattcaagttaacattagtaagttcacaaacaaattcactatcctaactagcctaaatccctaaacccaaaatcctaactatactacataataaatacataatcaatccatataaaactttggttctaaaattacaagtaatctctccgtctcaaaataaatacacatcttgcttctcgagtagtcaaatatgtttaagtttgatcaaaactaaaaaaatggtattaatatttttatctcctaataagtttattacgaaagtatactctgtgcttaatgtaatagtacctattatgtatcataaatattagtacgctattatataaattaGGTCAAATTTTAAAAACAAATTAACTTCAAGAAgcgagatgtgcatttatttaGGACGGAAGGGATACTTCCTCCGTCACATAACAATAGTTGTTCTAAGATATCGCAAAGACACTAATACTCAATGAAAATAGCCTCGATGCCCCTACATGCTCCTAGAAATGTTAGCACTAGCAGACCATCATCAACTCTTTTGCTTCTGCGTCGGCCACTCGAGGATTGCGAGGGCACGTGGGGGTACCGTAGagatacaaaaaatactaactatactagataataataaaaaatatatgaaatcaagagggaggtaccttaggagcgggcggccttgacgcgctggcgttcgtggcgcggccggctaggGCGCTGCGTGGCGGGAGTGGCCGAGCGcgggcggggcgaggcgaggccgggcgggcgcgtgcggccgCAGGCAGGGCTGTGGCGGCGTTCAGGCGGGCGGGCagggcaggggtgcgtgcgggcggACGAGCTCGCACACGGTATATATctggtccagccgcgccacggatcagggcgcggcactgccgcaccaaggtcagtggcgcggcaggacccgcCACGTCATGGGCCCCCCAGGccggcccacgccacgtcagccctgtgccgcgccaccatgcatggcgcggcacaggcatttggcccacgccagtgttagttttaaaaaaaccgatagtgttagatttaaaattatattcaaaaaagggttaaaattaaaaaaaaatctctctTTGTCGTTGTGCTTTGCTAGTTTCCTTGGCCGAAGAGCTGCAGGGGTGTAGTTGTATATATGCTGGGTGGGTTGGTCATGACTCAAGACGATGACACCATcctattttcttcttttttatattATATCTCTTTGCAACTAATCGTAATAAGAAATACGACAAAGTTCCTCAAAGTATCATTACTTTCTAATTTCGGACTCAATTACATGTTGCACTTTTGTATGTACTTTTCTGATGGATTCATTAGCCGGCCTTTCAGATACCTTATTCAAAAAGTGAACGTCTGAGTCAGTGAGTCTTCAGCAAATGGACGAGCTTTGAAGTTTGTGTGGTGGAAGCGGGAGCCATTTTGTATAGCCAAGCAGAAGACAAACAATGGATTTTGCCATCAATTAGGGTGACCTCCGTATAACAGCTTAGTGTATATATAGTTACTGTCACGGAACTGCTACGGAAGCTATGCAGAGCGTGAAGTTTTTCcatttaaattcattttgttATTATATACTTCCTCcgtactaaaaaataaagtcgttttggacagcgacacggtctccaaagtattactttgactccttgttttttataaaaatatttatcaaaaaatgatatatgtatattttttatgaaagtatttttcaagacaaatctcaCTACATGAAaaatggtttgtagcaacgggataaaatttttttaggggcggctggtgataaagccgcccctacagtggcgtgttcgggacccacgagaccagccgcccctacaaatagaacaacaggggcggctggtgatacgagccgcccctacaaatgggtaggatttataggggcggttcactCACCAGCCACCTCCGATGTTGCTATTTACAGGGgtggctagtgattgagccgcccctacaaatggaatagtAGGGACGGCTgtaatacgagccacccctacgaATGTGTGGTTGCTGGACGAGCGCGGACCCCGAAAAAATTATCAAATCCGGTGAACCAAAGAGCTTAGGTCCACACTTTATTCGAGCCccgtcctctctcctctctcatgCCCCGtcctctctcctcttcctctccctccccgccgtcgtcgccacctctcttcctctcctctccctccgttGTCGTCGCCTTTTCCTCTCCCTCCGCTACGGTTCCGTCTTCCTTCCATTCCCCCACCCCACCGGTGACCGGTCCACCCCCACCGGAGAGTTGTTGCTAACACCGCATAGATCTACGTGCAACTGGCCGCTCCAGGGCCCAGGCACAGGGAGGCCCGGCGAATCCGTCCGACAACCGCATGAGCACACGGAGGCGGTGACCGAAAGTTAGAGCGCACCGCCCCTCCTTCGCCCCTCGGTGAGTCGGCAGCCGTGGGCGGGGACGCATCGCATCCCCTTGCCGGGGCCGGCCGAAGTTCGCCGGATCTGGTTGACCTGTCCACCACGGAGGTGCATGCTGGGGAGGGGGACACCTCGAGGGCGCCGGATCCGACACGGCCTCCGCGTTCGGCTTCATCTCCTTCTCCGACCCGCTCACGGTCAACGACGGCGCCGGTGGGGGTGGCCGCGCCGGGGGCGCCTCGCGCTTTCCCGTCAACTCCAGGATCTACCTCTGGCATGGCCCGCCCTGGAACCTCGAGGTCGACGCCATCATCAATTCCACTAACGAGGTCTCGATTCCTGTCCCCTCTCCTCGCATCAGTGCTGGGAATTGGTTTCAAATTTTTTTTGGGTGCTATAAGCTCATGTCTTTGCTCCGGGGTTTCGTGTAGAGCTTGGATGACGCGCACAGTAGTCCTGGGCTGCACGCTGCTGCTGGGTCAGGGCTCGCCGAGGAGTGCGCCACCTTGGTACTGTTTGTGACAGAGCTTGTGACAAATTGAAGGGGCAAGTTTGTTCAACTGTTTTCTGGTTGACCATTTTTTTGCAGGGAGGTTGCCGAGCTGGGATGGCCAAGATGACCAATGCCTACGATCTGCCTGCAAGGTAAGCTGGGCCTATGTTATATGTATTTTCACTTGTTGGGTCATGTAGAAAATGTATATATGTGTTTGAAGATCTTTAAACATCGTGGACACCTAAGCTACAACATTGATGTGTTATGTGGTTCCACAATGACAACTGTGTCCCTTCACAGTAAATAAGTTGCTCGGTTCAAAGTTCCCAGCTTCATGTTTCCTGCAAATTTCGAGCAGTGAGGGCAACACAAGAGTTTCTGCTTATAGAGTCAGAATACGGGTTGTTTTGCCTGCGTTATTTTCGGAATCTTCTGATATAGCACTGGTGTGACGGTTGTTTCTGATTAAGCAAAGCATACCCCCTGTGCCTGTGTTTCACAAACACCGCATATCCATACCCTGATTCACTTTATATAACAAGCGGTGTTGTTGAACCCATATAACTTGTTACTTCAAGCAAGCCTCCAGTGGCCAGTAATTGAAGCTTTAGTGAAAGTCTAACTTTGCTGCAGCTAGCTATTGAACACTCACAGATTTACTCATATCCAACATGTTGTGCTGTGGTTGTCTGTAATCTCAGTTATGCTAAGATGCATGTATTAATTCATTATGCAGGAAGGTCATCCATACCGAGGGCCCCAAATATGCTGTCAAGTATCACACAGCTGCAGAGAATGCACTTAGTCACTGCTATCGGTCCTGCTTGGAACTGCTCATTGAGAATGGTCTTGAAAGGTACATGTAGGATCATATTGCTTAAATCTAATTGTTAATTTTAGTTTAACAAATGATGTTTGAGTTGTTCTGTTTCACATAGTGAACTTTATAGATTTATGGATATTATTAGTAATTTTTTTCGTTGCTTATTTTATTAGCATCGCAATGGGTTGTATATACCCTCGTGAACCAGCTTCTCATGTGGCAATAAGTAAGTTCTTCTTATCCTTGTTTACTTTCTCTTTACTTGTGCTATAGAATATTTcttatcatcctatgcatgaaTGAAAATATTTTATCTGTAAATATTGATGTTAGCTGTGGTACTAACCTTAAGAAAAAGTAACTCTCAACACCCCTCCCACTTCTCGCAACCATGTACAGGACAAATCAGTGATTGGCAGAAAATGGAAATTATGGATGAATTGTTCTTTCTGCAGTCATGCTTTTACTCCATGAATATTATAGGTAAATAGTTGTTTCATTCTTTGTGAATTTATTTATACTCTGTAGAAACTGTTAGACGTTTTCTGGAGAAGCAAAAAGGCAAAATAACTGGTGTTATTTTTTGTACTCCATGTACGGATTGGCTCTGCCTGAATATCTATAACTTGAGCCATTCCCTTTTTAAAATTATAGCTTTATTCTATTGCAATTTTCACAAAAAACAAGAATAAGATCCAGTAAACGAAGTTCTCTAGTTGGTGGTTCTGGTTGTATTTCTCATGTTCTGTCATTTTTCAGGCCGCcgatatactggccaaggaaggTATCAGTGCCGAGGTAATTTGTTTTTTGCATTTCTTCTACACTACAGTCTTGTGCTACCAGATCTCTTTTCCCATGGAGTCCATTGTTGTTGTCTTATTCTTTAGTAATTCTCTGTTCAGGTAATCAATCTTCGCTCGATCAGACCGCTGGATAGAGCTACTATTAATGCATCTGTGAGGAAAACCAATAGATTGGTAACGTCATCAGAGGACTCGTGAACCAGCGGTAATGTTCTGTAATTTCAGAATACAAACAAAAAATTTTCACTATCACCTGTGCAATAAGTGTATTGCCTATGGTCTAGCTTATTCCTATGCTGTATAAGTCTACCTCTCCCTGTTATTACAAAGAAACAATAGCTATTCCATTCTCACTTCTGGTTGTTTATTATATCTCCAGGCTAAAGCTCTGGCTGAGAAGAATGAACGAGATATGCAAGTTCAGAGGGAGCAGGCAGAGAGAGATGTATGTGCTAATTCTTTTCATATCTGGATCAGCTTGATTATGCTTATTTTAGTTCAAGGCAACACTCAACAGTCCACATTATGTAAAATTGTTTTCACCTTTTCATAATCTTATCATCATTTTTTTAGTCAGTGATCACAGCATGCCTTGGCCCTTTAGCAACACTTGCTTGGTTGCTAATAGACCACTTGTTTGTTTGGGAATTCTGAATTACAGAGAATTGGAGACACTCTAGACTTTGAAATTAAGAGGTGGTCTTCTGGGAAAGAGAGCAACTTGCGTGCTTTGTTATCAACTTTACAATATGTGAGTGGCTGATACTTTTGCTACTAGAGTGTGAAGATAAGCTGCATGTGTTTTGTTATCAACTCTTTTGTAGAGAAATTCAAACTACACTTGCTGTCTAGCCTTGTTGATTTCTACAATTTCTACAAAAAGGGATGTACAATGTACAGATTGTACCATAGTTGATTTGAAATGTGATTTGGTTTACTTAACATGTGTCTCCAATATCAACTTACCAAGACTAGTTCcaaaaatatatgttctggttggtcgaatttgaattgtaaatttattttttttgtggaaaaatgatttgtaggggtggctgataaCACTATACAAATTAGCGATTTGTAACCACCCtttcataggggcggctggcaaaaccgcccctacatagggttaccagccgcccctaaaaaaggttttctacgtagtgtctatttatatggctttcatatttccaaactcaacaacttaaaaggtattcatgatttatattcccaatgtttgacccaagccttgtccaaaacgactttattttttattACGGAGGGAGTATCACTTTCCTTTTAATGCTATTGTAGCATACTATATAAATATGTCAAATGTAAAATCATAAATACTCCATCGGTCCTAAAATATAACGGATTTTCAGTTGTCCTAAATCAAATCATTTTGAATTAACCAAGTTTATAGAGAAGATTAATAACTTTTATCACATCAAGaaagtaaattatgaaaatacTTTTCATAATGGCTttaataaagctcattttttgttcttttttataAACTTGGTCCAATTTATTCTGTCTTGACTTAGGGCAACTGAAAATCCACTTAACTTTAGGATGGAGGAGTATATTTAGAAAAGTAAAAGCAGCAAATAAATTGTTAAGATATGTCATGCTACTATCTAGGACTACATATAACCCTCCACGACATCAAAGTTTATACCCTGCTTGCGCAAATATAGGGTCACTTTAAAGTTGAATAAAAAAAATATAGTGGAAGCATGGAGCTGAGTTAAAAAAAATATTGTGGAGCTATGACTTGATATATATTTAGAACGACACATGTTATATACAACTAGTTGTCATGTCCGCTTTGTATGCGCGGAGTGCTTTTGGTATATTCTGTGAATTGGGGCCGTTGTGCATCAGATCTAGGTAAACTTATCCTGATGTTAAGTATAACTCAAACGTTTCAGTTATTAGATAGTATGTTTTGTGGTGATCTATGCTATAAGAATATTTGGACCATACAACGCCTATTAATGATTTAAAACATTTTAGGTTATAAGCACTTACAGAGACAGGGAGTGACCTCAGGACAGTAGTATCAACTATATAGTTGATATATCCAATTCGATAAATTTGCTTTGGTTTTAATAAAAATAATCTTTTATGTAAAATAGTGGTTTTATGATATAGAAGTAGAGCTCGTGCTGTGTGATGATATGTTGTGACTCGGCCTTGACGGTAGCAAGTTAGCTTGAATATGGACATTATCTTATGAGAGTCATCACTGTCGACAAGCAAAATAAATTCTGTGTGGTTAATTTTGTAAATCGGATGTGTATAATCCCAAAACATAACTACAAAATCGTCATATTCCGGCCTGTAGGGATTCTTGTCAAAACTAGTCCATCTATTATTATAGTAATGCATCTAATGTTGAGAGGGACTTCATAACCACCGAGCTTTGATCAGCTCAATAATACCTATGTTTGATTATGTTTAAGTTGCAGTAACGAAATTGGTGATGAACTTAGAACCGTGATGGTGATAATTTTAAAATAGCCTTCATATCTACTCTAACAAGATAAGCTCAACTATTGCAGCTATGATTTTTAACAATCAAACACTATCAAAGGTTGAGAAACGAATATTTCTTGTGCTGTCGTTCAAGAAAGATGATATCGAAAGGCACAACTGTAAGACAAAACAGtagatcattttgttgaattaaccGATATAAATGAAATGGGAAGCATACACACCAATTCATCTGCATGCGACGATTTCCCGCCAAGGTATATGAGCATTGAGCACATTACGTAGAACCCGCATTCGTTGTTCGCCTCCGGCTGCTCTAGGGTCTCCAGTGGCATTTCATCAACCTTGAATGGGGGTCTCTCCCCTTGACCATTTAGTGGCATTTCATCAACCTTGAATGGAGGTCTTTCTTCCCAAGACCATTCTTTCCTGGGCACTGTGGCACATTATAAAGTGTGAAAATCAGCGACATTCGATGTgctgtgtgattagaaaataatatgttgttAGGTTTACTTACTTATTCAGTACTTTGACTAGGGGATCCACAATAGAAAGTGGCTTTTCTTTGTGTCCCACACCTCAAAAACATTTTTAGGAATATTGATATCAATGAGGACGAAATGGTGTCTGCAATCACAAAGTCCTTGTTAACGAATAATCTTCAAAATAAAATAAGAAGCATAAAATAAGAGCCTAGAaccatactcgcagttgtaggttGAAGTATGTTCGTTTTTTGTAACaccccctggtgttacgagctcttttagcaccgtgatttaggcatAGACAAATTTTCCGAAACGAGTTCTcagaatttttgatttaaaatataacttgaggcgataagcaatCCTGTGTGACCCACTTTGGTGC is drawn from Miscanthus floridulus cultivar M001 unplaced genomic scaffold, ASM1932011v1 os_1219, whole genome shotgun sequence and contains these coding sequences:
- the LOC136533815 gene encoding uncharacterized protein gives rise to the protein GHLEGAGSDTASAFGFISFSDPLTVNDGAGGGGRAGGASRFPVNSRIYLWHGPPWNLEVDAIINSTNESLDDAHSSPGLHAAAGSGLAEECATLGGCRAGMAKMTNAYDLPARKVIHTEGPKYAVKYHTAAENALSHCYRSCLELLIENGLESIAMGCIYPREPASHVAIKTVRRFLEKQKGKITGVIFCTPYPAADILAKEGISAEVINLRSIRPLDRATINASVRKTNRLAKALAEKNERDMQVQREQAERDRIGDTLDFEIKRWSSGKESNLRALLSTLQYSLSASLLPLRLPAPDCFLHGGALHCSEYDVPVASLLPLRPSPRRLSTPALHPSARRCTRRREALQ